The region TTCAAACTGTCTAAAGCTTTTTCTTTAGGCAGATTAGCTAATCCCTCCGAAAACTTCTCTTTACTCCCCATACTCATAGCAGCACATAAAAACAAGGTGACAAAAATAAACATTCTTCTCATTAATCAGTCCTCCGACTATTTCTTAATTTACCTCATCAACACCAACTTCTTCGTTTCTTTGAATGTGCCTGCCGTCAGTCTCACAAAATATACCCCTGTTTTTAGTTCATTTGCATTCAGGGTTGTGGTGTAACTCCCTGCCGGTTTTTCTCCATTAACGAAAGTCTTAACACAACTGCCTGAAATGTCGTAAATATTCAACGAGACCTTGGAAGATCTGGGTATTGAGTATCGAAGAGTTGTTTTGCTTGTAAAAGGATTCGGGAAAACAGTTATATGGTTTAGTTTCTTCGGGGCAGATTGTTCCTCTGATATCCCAATCAAATTGCCATCCGAGTCATATTTCAAGGTAAACCATGCCATAATTGTATCACCAAGTCCAATTGTCCCCGTAACAAAAATTTCATTTTTTGAATTTACAGCAACCGCTTTTCCCCATTCAAAGTTTTCTTTATGATAAGTTCTGTTCCATAAAATACTATCCCCACCAGGCGTATATTTTGTTATGCCAAAATCACCACTATAATCACCATTATTAGTATCTATCCTTGCAACTCCTGCTGTAATTATATTTCCATCATTATCAATAGTAATGTCATAAGGAGTTCCTGCTTGATCGGAAGCATATTCTTTTCTTGAAATAGTTGTTCCCATAGAATCAACTTTTGTAATAGAAACAATATAGCTTGTATCATTTTGTTGTAAGGTACTTCCGATAACTATGTTATTGTTTTTATCCATAACAAGTGGACCGGTAATGCTATCATCAAATTGTTTTGTCCATAGAGAATCTCCATTATGGCTGTATTTCACAATAAGAGATTTATTGAGGTAATTAAGAGATATCATTACATTATTGTGAATATCTATAGTTAAAAAAGGACCTGACCATTTATTCCCCATAGGAAAATATTTACGCCATAGTTCTGTTCCCATAGAATCATATTTTATAGTGCAATACCCCAA is a window of bacterium DNA encoding:
- a CDS encoding T9SS type A sorting domain-containing protein; its protein translation is MKALMLLIFLLPISAFASWPQIYVRGMGGGVTIDSYDNVIIVGSAHIDSLLTAHTIKYDSSGGIIWSRDFEAGTIYGGGAGVVCDKSNNIIIGGCVYSAESHYAYCTLKYSSEGTLLWSRIYRVDSLDLEAENDIAVDKNNNVIVTGESGLGYCTIKYDSMGTELWRKYFPMGNKWSGPFLTIDIHNNVMISLNYLNKSLIVKYSHNGDSLWTKQFDDSITGPLVMDKNNNIVIGSTLQQNDTSYIVSITKVDSMGTTISRKEYASDQAGTPYDITIDNDGNIITAGVARIDTNNGDYSGDFGITKYTPGGDSILWNRTYHKENFEWGKAVAVNSKNEIFVTGTIGLGDTIMAWFTLKYDSDGNLIGISEEQSAPKKLNHITVFPNPFTSKTTLRYSIPRSSKVSLNIYDISGSCVKTFVNGEKPAGSYTTTLNANELKTGVYFVRLTAGTFKETKKLVLMR